The following are from one region of the Capsicum annuum cultivar UCD-10X-F1 chromosome 1, UCD10Xv1.1, whole genome shotgun sequence genome:
- the LOC107873685 gene encoding glucan endo-1,3-beta-glucosidase 4 isoform X1: MLLMTLKPWLAISILFSFFLSNVIGAFVGINIGTDVSNSPPASDVVALLKARQITHVRLFNADAHMLKALANTSIEVIISVTNNEVLGIGESPSAAADWVNRNVAAYMPGVNITAIAVGSEVLTAIPNVAPVLVPAMNYLHKALVASQLNHQVKVSAPQSMDVIAKSFPPSTATFNSSWNSTIFQILQFLRNTNSYYMLNAYPYYEYVHSDGIFPIEYALFQPLSAVKQIVDPNTLFHYESMFDALVDATYNSIEALNFSDIPVVVTETGWPWAGDSKEPDATKENAETFNNNLIRRVSNDTGPPSQPKNPINTFIYEMFNEDKRPGPISERSWGIFSTNGSEVYPISLGSPGGISGNSSRAFCVAKPGADENKLQDGINWACGQGHANCSAIQSGQPCYFPDTLQNHASYAYNDYYQRMRSLGGTCDFDGTATMTTQDPSSRTCKFTGSSSPGGGVFPPAAFGPIGQISRSSTTRSPVFVRTVVVLLALLMLDVNVHFVF; this comes from the exons ATGCTTCTGATGACGCTTAAACCGTGGCTTGCCATATCTATactgttttctttctttctatcaaATGTAATAG GTGCATTTGTTGGAATAAACATTGGGACGGATGTTTCAAATTCGCCCCCAGCTTCAGATGTGGTTGCACTCCTTAAAGCTCGTCAGATAACTCATGTACGCCTATTTAATGCTGATGCTCATATGTTGAAAGCTTTAGCCAACACTAGTATCGAAGTTATTATCAGTGTTACAAATAATGAAGTCTTAGGAATTGGAGAGTCGCCATCAGCTGCTGCTGATTGGGTAAATAGAAATGTGGCAGCTTACATGCCCGGGGTAAATATTACGGCTATTGCTGTGGGAAGTGAAGTTCTCACCGCTATCCCAAATGTTGCACCAGTTTTAGTTCCCGCTATGAATTACTTGCATAAAGCATTGGTGGCTTCACAACTTAATCACCAAGTTAAAGTTTCAGCCCCACAATCAATGGACGTGATAGCTAAGTCATTTCCCCCTTCTACCGCCACTTTCAACTCTTCATGGAACTCAACGATCTTTCAGATCCTTCAGTTTCTAAGAAATACAAATTCGTATTACATGTTGAATGCTTATCCGTATTATGAGTATGTTCACTCTGATGGAATTTTTCCTATTGAATATGCTCTTTTCCAACCTCTCTCTGCAGTGAAGCAGATTGTTGATCCGAACACTTTGTTTCATTATGAAAGCATGTTTGATGCTTTAGTTGATGCTACATACAACTCTATTGAAGCACTCAACTTTTCAGATATACCTGTTGTTGTGACAGAGACTGGTTGGCCATGGGCTGGCGATTCCAAGGAGCCAGATGCTACTAAAGAAAATGCGGAAACTTTTAATAATAACCTGATTCGGCGTGTTTCAAATGATACTGGTCCACCTAGTCAACCCAAAAATCCCATTAACACCTTTATTTACGAGATGTTCAATGAAGACAAGAGACCTGGTCCGATCTCAGAAAGAAGCTGGGGGATCTTTTCTACAAATGGGAGCGAGGTTTATCCCATAAGTCTGGGTTCCCCTGGTGGCATTTCTGGCAATTCTAGTAGAGCTTTTTGTGTAGCAAAACCGGGTGCGGACGAGAACAAATTGCAGGACGGAATTAACTGGGCTTGTGGCCAGGGACATGCTAATTGCAGCGCAATTCAATCTGGGCAGCCTTGTTATTTCCCAGATACTTTGCAGAATCATGCTTCATATGCTTACAATGACTATTATCAGAGAATGCGTAGCCTTGGTGGAACTTGTGATTTTGATGGTACAGCAACAATGACAACTCAAGATCCGA GTTCCAGAACATGTAAATTTACAGGAAG TTCGAGCCCAGGTGGTGGGGTGTTCCCTCCGGCAGCATTTGGACCCATCGGTCAGATTTCACGGAGTTCAACGACCCGATCGCCTGTTTTTGTTCGCACAGTGGTTGTATTATTGGCTTTGTTGATGCTTGATGTGAATGTGCATTTTGTTTTCTAG
- the LOC107873685 gene encoding glucan endo-1,3-beta-glucosidase 4 isoform X2 — MLKALANTSIEVIISVTNNEVLGIGESPSAAADWVNRNVAAYMPGVNITAIAVGSEVLTAIPNVAPVLVPAMNYLHKALVASQLNHQVKVSAPQSMDVIAKSFPPSTATFNSSWNSTIFQILQFLRNTNSYYMLNAYPYYEYVHSDGIFPIEYALFQPLSAVKQIVDPNTLFHYESMFDALVDATYNSIEALNFSDIPVVVTETGWPWAGDSKEPDATKENAETFNNNLIRRVSNDTGPPSQPKNPINTFIYEMFNEDKRPGPISERSWGIFSTNGSEVYPISLGSPGGISGNSSRAFCVAKPGADENKLQDGINWACGQGHANCSAIQSGQPCYFPDTLQNHASYAYNDYYQRMRSLGGTCDFDGTATMTTQDPSSRTCKFTGSSSPGGGVFPPAAFGPIGQISRSSTTRSPVFVRTVVVLLALLMLDVNVHFVF, encoded by the exons ATGTTGAAAGCTTTAGCCAACACTAGTATCGAAGTTATTATCAGTGTTACAAATAATGAAGTCTTAGGAATTGGAGAGTCGCCATCAGCTGCTGCTGATTGGGTAAATAGAAATGTGGCAGCTTACATGCCCGGGGTAAATATTACGGCTATTGCTGTGGGAAGTGAAGTTCTCACCGCTATCCCAAATGTTGCACCAGTTTTAGTTCCCGCTATGAATTACTTGCATAAAGCATTGGTGGCTTCACAACTTAATCACCAAGTTAAAGTTTCAGCCCCACAATCAATGGACGTGATAGCTAAGTCATTTCCCCCTTCTACCGCCACTTTCAACTCTTCATGGAACTCAACGATCTTTCAGATCCTTCAGTTTCTAAGAAATACAAATTCGTATTACATGTTGAATGCTTATCCGTATTATGAGTATGTTCACTCTGATGGAATTTTTCCTATTGAATATGCTCTTTTCCAACCTCTCTCTGCAGTGAAGCAGATTGTTGATCCGAACACTTTGTTTCATTATGAAAGCATGTTTGATGCTTTAGTTGATGCTACATACAACTCTATTGAAGCACTCAACTTTTCAGATATACCTGTTGTTGTGACAGAGACTGGTTGGCCATGGGCTGGCGATTCCAAGGAGCCAGATGCTACTAAAGAAAATGCGGAAACTTTTAATAATAACCTGATTCGGCGTGTTTCAAATGATACTGGTCCACCTAGTCAACCCAAAAATCCCATTAACACCTTTATTTACGAGATGTTCAATGAAGACAAGAGACCTGGTCCGATCTCAGAAAGAAGCTGGGGGATCTTTTCTACAAATGGGAGCGAGGTTTATCCCATAAGTCTGGGTTCCCCTGGTGGCATTTCTGGCAATTCTAGTAGAGCTTTTTGTGTAGCAAAACCGGGTGCGGACGAGAACAAATTGCAGGACGGAATTAACTGGGCTTGTGGCCAGGGACATGCTAATTGCAGCGCAATTCAATCTGGGCAGCCTTGTTATTTCCCAGATACTTTGCAGAATCATGCTTCATATGCTTACAATGACTATTATCAGAGAATGCGTAGCCTTGGTGGAACTTGTGATTTTGATGGTACAGCAACAATGACAACTCAAGATCCGA GTTCCAGAACATGTAAATTTACAGGAAG TTCGAGCCCAGGTGGTGGGGTGTTCCCTCCGGCAGCATTTGGACCCATCGGTCAGATTTCACGGAGTTCAACGACCCGATCGCCTGTTTTTGTTCGCACAGTGGTTGTATTATTGGCTTTGTTGATGCTTGATGTGAATGTGCATTTTGTTTTCTAG